Genomic DNA from Magnolia sinica isolate HGM2019 chromosome 4, MsV1, whole genome shotgun sequence:
GGACAAGAGCCATCCAAAAGAGCTCTAATTTCAACTTCCACACTGCTGCAAATcccataaaaatgaaaatgaaaatagatGAAGTTCCCTTACAGAACCCCTTATAACACCACCTCCTCCACTAGTACTTGGGTGGTTGACATACCAGAAACTAGGCTAGTTAACttgtcgggtgggccacacatggaccaacaatggacggtttaaaaCAAGAAGCCAATGGTtctccatccaacatgttggccTGAGCTATGTCATCCAcacttttgggcccacctgatgcacccTTCGAATCACACACATATGCTTGGTTGGAATTTGTGGCAAAAGCCAATTGCTACTAtcatgaagggaaaattcaataGTGTAGGAAATTACTAGAAAATGTGTACGTCGATTGTCTTGGAAGATTTAGACTTGAAAATTACAAATCTGGACTGGAAAAATGTTTGAAATTCTATGTCCACTTCTTGTATTCCTTCGCTCGTGAATGATCACTCACACAGTTTCGAATTAAGCAGGGTGAATTGAATTTCTCTTGTGAAAATGGATGGTGACTAGCAATGTAGAACAACGGAAATTTCAAATTGTTGTTTGAGAAATGCCATGGAAAATATCGAGAGAAGAGATTGAAGTGATGATTCATTGCACATGTGCCAACAAATCACAACTATGATAGATGGCCTTAGGGAAACATTTAGTATTAGATAGACTATTAGACAAGAAATGGCCAGCAGTCTATAAAACAATGTTCAAGTGTGGCACACCAGACTAATGTTTGGGCAGGGCATGCTGCCACCagacccacatgatgcatggcctagatctTGTGCAGACGAGCTACGTTGACCCCATTTGCTGCTAATCACATCCCCAATCCGACCATGTGAATCGCCTTAGCATTTCAGTCATTATTTAGTTCTGCATCGGCAATGCAGGTTCTAGAGTCTCGCAATTCCCCAGTATATACCATCAGCATTTTCCTTTCCTGACTGCTCCTGATCACATTGGATCTGTTATTATCTGCAATTCCTATTTCAAATGCTGCCTGGTTCTGTTTCGCGCTTCTTGTTGTATCTTTCCTTATTCTTTCTTACTACATAGATTAGTCCTTCCTGGAAAAGAATTTATGGAAATAATGTGCTATTTGGTGTAACATTAAACAGACGACAGGTTCTCTTTATTTCTGGGCCGCCCATTTAGCCGGCCCCAAGTGGGGTCCATTTGCATCGTGGTGCTGCGCTTGGTTGGAGACAATTGGCCTCATTGCCGGAATTGGTACACAGGTAGCATTTCTTCCCTTGATATATCGATCATGCGGACATTTTGATGGTTTCTAACCCAAGATTCAATTTTCTTGGGAGACCATGATACTAATAAAATGATTTCCTTCTTAAGTTGTTATATGCAATGCATGCTTCTCATCCTACCCTTACTTTTGGGCATTGAGATTGGTCTCTAACTATCAAATTTCTTCTACATGGTTGGTAGGCTTACGCAGGATCTCAGACGTTGCAGACCATCATTTTACTATGTACTGGTACAAACAAAGATGGGGGTTATTTCGCCCCGCGAGGGGTGTTCTTTTGCATGTACATGGGCCTTACGATTATATGGGCCATACTGAATACATTCGCACTAGAAGTCATTGCCTTCCTCGACATAATTTCAATATGGTGGCAGGTATGTACTCTCAGTCTTCTTTTTCCATCATCGAATTCTCAGTTTTTGGGGCAGAATTTTCAGATGGGCTTGTCTAGAACATCACACCAGATGCTCCAACAGATCTACTTCACTAAAATACAGATGGGTGGATGTACATTCGCTGTCATGCGGCTACACACAAACACCACCTCTGTTAATTCACTGGAATTCAGATTTTGTTCAGCCAATCTCTTCCACTCTGACATACCAACGATGTGCAGGTTGTTGGGGGTTTGGTTATAGTTATAATGCTTCCGCTGGTCGCATTGAAAACACAATCTGCCTCCTATGTGTTCACTCATTTCGAGACATCGCCGGAGTCGACAGGGATAAGCAGCAAAGCATACGCGGTTGTTCTATCTGTTCTTGTTAGTCAGTACTCTCTGTATGGATATGATGCTGCAGCACATCTAACAGAGGAGACGAAAGGCGCAGACAAGAACGGCCCGATTGCAATTCTATCAAGTATAGGAATCATTTCAATATTTGGATGGGCTTATATTTTAGCACTTACTTTCAGCATTCAGGTATGATTCTTTTACTACTGTTTGGGCATTTTGCTTTCGGCGGACTGTTACCTATTTGATGTGGGATTGCGATTTTCATCAGGATCCGAGTTACTTGTATGATGTGAACAATGAGACTGCTGGAGCATTTGTACCAGGACAGATTCTGTATGATGCATTCCACGGGAGGTATCAAAATTCAACCGGAGCGATAGTGTTGCTGTTTGTGATTTGGGGTTCGTTCTTCTTTGGTGGCCTTTCAATCACTACTAGTGCGGCCAGAGTGGTAAGAAAAGCCTTCTTTTGATTTGGAGAAGTGGATCACTTTCTTAGCAAACCAACTTGGTCTTGACATTCcaaacttggaaaaaaaaaacccagcaaATGATATGCTTAATAAGAGAGTGTTTGGATGTACTATTGAATTGAAATGCAATATTTAGTTCTACAGAGAGGAAATGACCAGATTTTGCAATTACCTTCCATGGTATTCTTAAtaaggaagtagccctcaaattgcagctACATGCGTTTCTAGTCCAAGATGAAAGTAACCTGACTGCGATTTGGTGACTAGTCCCTCAATATGTCATCTGaagtaattgcaatttggtcaaTTTCCTTATTGCTGAACTAAATTATTGCATTTCAATTCAATTGTGCATCTAAACAGCCTAAACTTTTCCTTTGATGACTGTATTTTTTTCAAAGAGCCATGCTCCAGTCGTCATGGGCAGATACagggcccatgtaatgtatgttggccatccaacctgttgatccaacactcaggtggggaGCAATGTGAGAGAGGATGCCCATCCTTGATTTGCACAGGGACCCACCTGAATCAAAGAACAACCTGAATTTTGGTCTTACCTTTCATCCAGGCCAGATTCCTTATACCAAATGTAGTGGGTATTccatgaaaatcaagggtgggcatttcCCTCCCTTGATACATGCAAatatgatggatgggttggattttatacatgcatcacgtgggccccaatcTGCCCAGAACCATTGGAAGGCACCCAATTTGCAAAATCATAAATTGAAAACCTGAAGCATATTTGATTCGATCTActctagagctgggcatgggacgactTGACTCGGCAAACTCAACTCGTCCGACTTGTTCATACCCGACTCGATCCAAACCGAGTAGACTTTGtcaaatccgaactcaaactgagtcgagttcgggtcacccagcaactcgactcgactcaacccgaaatccaactcggtactgactcgactcgattcaaaaCTCAACACGACTCATGCGTGTGTgcgtgcgcacacacacacacacacatatatatatatatatacactcagATTTGACGTTTCAGATCTGAGATgctgtgtagctgatggagaggctgcaattctggcaagtgcaccttggttttgagttgtgatttcagcatgTGGATACATGCTGCACCTGACCTGACTCAACCTAACTTGGTATTTGTGACTGGGTCAGACtcggtctggattagtccaggccagacccagactcagatcgggtcaggcatgctagactctgcactgagttgggtcgagtttggatcaggtctatttcaaaaccagatcgaatcgggtcagccctaactcagtcagactcaacttgatgcccagctctagtctaTTCTAAATACTCCTTCAATCCAATATTGACAATCTCACAAAGATGAAATCAAAAGTCAAAAACTAATTGGAtatgtaaatgatattatttgttTCATCATTTGGATGTGTGAAAAATAAGTTGTAACATTTCACTTCTTACTGTTATT
This window encodes:
- the LOC131242669 gene encoding amino-acid permease BAT1-like, with the protein product MDSGEKRLNELGYKQELRREMTLFKTLAISVSTVTLFTGITPLYGSSLRYAGPASLVWGWVVVSFFTWFVGIAMAEICSSFPTTGSLYFWAAHLAGPKWGPFASWCCAWLETIGLIAGIGTQAYAGSQTLQTIILLCTGTNKDGGYFAPRGVFFCMYMGLTIIWAILNTFALEVIAFLDIISIWWQVVGGLVIVIMLPLVALKTQSASYVFTHFETSPESTGISSKAYAVVLSVLVSQYSLYGYDAAAHLTEETKGADKNGPIAILSSIGIISIFGWAYILALTFSIQDPSYLYDVNNETAGAFVPGQILYDAFHGRYQNSTGAIVLLFVIWGSFFFGGLSITTSAARVVYALSRDKGIPFSSIWRRVHPKHKIPANAVWLCAGVCILLGLPILKVNVVFTAITSICTIGWVGGYAVPIFARMVMAENNFKPGPFYLGRASRPICLVAFLWICYTCSVFLLPTIYPLDWNTFNYAPIALAVGLALILLWWLLDARKWFKGPVRNIDVQNGKV